CCGTCGCAAGGATGATTGAATCCTTGAAGTAGCCTCCACCACACATTTCATCGAGCCGCGGCACGCCAGAACTAACCCGCACATTCGATGAACGCTGAGTGAGCCTCATCGCACCAAGAGGGAAGATGCTGATCCCGTGGACACCCATGGTGAAAGGGAATTCACCCTTCATGTGGGTAGTACCTCGCAACTTGAGAATTTCAACAGTCCGTCGTCGGCGCTCTCCCTCCAACACATTGCGGAGGATCACAACATTGTCAGAGACAAATTCTTCAACGCCGTAACGAGCGATAGGCCCATATTCATCAATTCTCTCGGTGGTCATCACAGTAGTGACACCAATCTCCTTCAAGCGTGCGATGAGTCGGAAGATCTCCCGACGCACAACAAAAACCGCATCGTATTGTTGAAAGACAGCCGTAATGGAATCGATTGCCACCCTTTTGGCTTTGTACTTTCGTATGGCGTAATTAATTCTTTCAATCAGCCCGGAGAGATCGAAACTGCCAGCCACATCCTGACCATCTGGATCTGGCGAAGCATCAAGAATAAAAAGCTTGTCTTGCTCCACCATCTCCTGCAAGTTCCAGCCAAAACTTGCAGCATTACGCAAAATATCGAGAGGCGACTCCTCAAACGTGACAAAAATCCCTGGCTCATCGTAATGAGCAATTCCATTGTGGAGAAAATGCAAGGAAAAAACGGTTTTACCCGTTCCGGACGTTCCGCTAATCAGGGTGCTGCGTCCAATTGGCAAGCCGCCATGGCACACATCATCAAAGCCCTCGATTCCAGTCGGAAGCTTCTGGACCTGCATCTGAGGGGAACCGCTTGAGCTAGAAATCTGCATAACCGCGACCTTGCTCTCCAAGGTTAATAAGGAAAATCCACAGCACCCTCTAGATCACCCCGTGACTTAAGAATCTGCCTCTTCGATATCCGGGACTTCCAACGCGTCCATCAGGGAAGAGCTGAGGTCGTTGTCAACAAGCTCGTCGTAAAGAAGATCAAGTCCGATCAGCACGCGTTCGCGATCAGAAAGATCACCAATAATCCGACGCACAGGAGGCGGAAGAATTTTGGACAACGTGGGGGTTGCCAGAATTTTGTCTTCTTCTGCAAGCTGAGGATTTTTCAAGACATCAATGACCTTTAGGGCGTAGACACCCTTGAATTCAGTTTCAAGAATATTGCGAAGCGTTTTGAGTGCACGCATCGAATTTGGTGTGTTTCCTGCCACATACAGCTTGAGGATATAAGTCTTCCTAGGGCTCATAAGGTCACCTCCGAATTCTGTAGCTGACGACGTTGAGACCCGGCAGGAACTAAGGGAACATCTCCAGGCACTGACCGTCGGTACATTTCGCAGAGGTGAGCCATGACATCCAGCAGTGCAAGGCGGTAATCCTGAAGGAAGTCGTCTTTATGCCCTTCCACTCTGAGTTGTTTCCAAAAGTCGTCAATCAGATTCATATGGATCTCAACGGTTTGGGTAATGGGCAAGTCGCCAAAAAAAGCGGTATTCACAAAACTCTCTAGAGCCTGGTTGGCAGCAGCAGGGTCACGGAAATAACCAATCAACAGATCTCGATAGGTGCGCTGCAGTGACTGCAGCAACTCGCGCTGTTCATTCGGCGGAAGATTGGCCAAAAATCGTGAAGGATCTCGTTTGTAAAAGACTCCTAGGTAGCCAAGCCTCTCCTGCAAGCGGCTCGACAACTTCCAAGCACTTCCCTCAGGCTGCCCGCCAACCGGATCGGACTCAGAGGATCCGTCTTCAGGGCGAATGTCTTTCTGCCCGTGACGAAGAAAGCGTGAAATCGCTGCGTCAACGTTGTAGCCAAGCTGCTCAAGCTGATCACCGGGCAGGTGAACTTCTTCGGGGTGATAATCGACACGCCCCATCAACTCGCCCACGACAACGGCTGGAAACAACAAACCTCGAGCCAATAAGTCTTCCCGTGTCTGCTCTTGAAGGAGTGATTGCTCAATCACAACTGCATCAACGGCCTCACGTTGTCGTTCCAAGGCCGAGACAACATCAACCGCTGAGTCCTCCAGTCCAAGATCCACAGGCGTGTAGCGATTACCAGGCAACCACTGACAGCAAGCCGATTCGAGCTCAGGCGACCTCAACAAGAACGCGATCGTGAGTGCCGGCCTGGTCATCCAAAACGAAAAGTGTGCAATTAAATCTTGACGAAAGACAGCACGAAGGTCGAAGATCTTTGTTTGTCTTTCGATTGCGGCACAGGCCAAATCGGCGACTCCCAAGTCACCGAGCCTGGTTGCGTCCAGTAGCCCATGGCAGAAACCAGCAGCAGCAGCTCACAAACCACCCCAGAGACAGGCTCCTACGCCATCGTCGAGGCCTCTGGACAGCAATTTTGGGTGCAACCCAACCGTTATTACGACCTCGACCGTTTGCATGCAGATGTGGACGCCAAGATCACCCTCGACAAGGTGCTTTTAGTCAAGAACGGTGACGTAGCCACTGTTGGCAAGCCCTACGTTCAGGGCGCCAGCGTGGAACTCAAAGTGATGGCCCATCGTCGGGGTCAAAAGGTCATCGTTTACAAGATGCGCCCCAAAAAGAAGACACGCCGTAAGAATGGTCACAGACAGGAGCTCACGCGAGTGATGGTCGAATCCATTTCTGTCGGCGGCAAAGCGATCAGCTAATTGCTTCTACCAGCTTCCCTCTCACCATCTCTTTGATTTCCCATGGCCCACAAGAAAGGCACAGGCTCAACCCGTAACGGACGCGACTCCAATTCCAAACGCCTTGGCGTTAAGGCCTATGGCGGTGAAACAGTAACGGCTGGCTCGATTCTCATTCGGCAACGCGGCACCTCCGTGATGCCAGGCGTCAACGTTGGTCGCGGGAAGGATGACACCTTGTTTGCCTTGACCGACGGGATTGTCAAGTTTGAGTCGATCCGCCGCGGCCTCCGCAATCGCAAGCGCATCACTGTTGCTGCTGCTGAGTAATCCGAACCAATCAGAAGCGCAAAGGAATCACAACTTCATCCATCAAAGAGCAATGGTCCCTTCTGAGATCATTGCTCTTTTTTTGTTGGAACAATCATCGAAACAGTTGAGGAGCCGACGCCGCGAGGCCGGAGTAGACCTCAATGAAAGAGTGAGTCGCGAAGTGCAGGGGGATTGCAATCCAAAGCAAAGCCAAAACAGACACCTGACCAAACCCAAACCAAATGATGACCGCCGCATCCACGGACAGGCTTGAAAACCATTAAGTTTTTTTAACAACTTGTTTTGGGCTTTCCAAAATGTCAACCGAAATCCGCAACTGGGACCTTGTAGCCAAAGCGATGGAAGCGGCTGGGTCAACCTCAAGTCAAATGTATGTGCGTGCCAAAGCGCTAGCAGAAGGGAAACCTGATCCAATGCCAACGAGCTTCCCTCAAGCACCCCACAGCATCTCTGCCGTTGCTGGCTGAGCAAACGCCCTTCACACACACAATCAAATTCTCATTTTCATAAAATCATGTCTGATCAATCAGCCTCCCGCTTCGGCTTCGTGGAATTTGCTGAGACCTGGAATGGACGCCTTGCGATGATTGGATTCGTGATAGGTCTTGGAACAGAGTTACTCACAGGTCAGGGAATTCTGAACCAAATAGGGCTCTGAATATCAACCAACAAGGGGGCAATTCTGCACGCAAATCAATGCTTGCCAACACCATTACGGTAGTCAGCATTGCCCCACCACCAACCAAGCAATCCATTAAAAACATTTTTTCAGCCAGTCAAAGCGAACCATGTTTTGACTTAGCATTAACGCAATTCATAAAAAAGAATTTCGATGTATCACCATTAACCAGCAACTTTAAAAAGAGTCAATCATTATTTGTTTTTTGATTTCAACAATTTAGTGCTGATAATCTAATTGCTGCTTTTCAACAAGTCTACCCATCACTTGCTGACAAGTCCAACGAAGAGGTCTCCAATAAGCAGACCTGGAAAGTTCATAGATCATGTCCATTTGATCGTAAAGTTCAAGCTCCAGACATGCCCAAGCTGCTGCTATCCTCGACTTCGTGTATTGAGGAGTGGTTTCTGAGAGAGCAGCTCGAACCAAATCACTTTTTTGTTGAAATTTACGCAGACCAATAATACATGTAAGATAATAATGAGTCACATAATCAGACCATAACCTTTCTTGCATACTGTTTATTATGTCAAGGCAAGTATTTGACTCAATAGTCATGAGACTTAAAGCGGCCCCATACTGACGTGCTTCATCTCGGTGACTAAGGTTCCTTTCGATTTCAGCAGGATCCACATCGCACTTCCATTCACCTTTAAAGTTGAGATGTTGGGGATTATCAGTTAAAAGTTGTTCTAGAAGCGATTGATTTTTTGCCGTATCCATAGAGTTATTGGCATCAACAATCTCCAAGAAACTTTTTGCCCTAAGGGACATAGAGACTGGTGCTCGCACCAGATCGGACAGTCTACTTTCATCACCAGCATCACCTAAATCAATCACAGCCGAACGTCGCTTCCCAGCCACCAAATCAGTGAGTTGCGGAACCAAAGGATCCAAAAGATCAACCCTCCCGTAGATCTTTGCCTGATACGCTCGAGCTGCACCAGACACCAAGGCGCTCTCATGAGAACAAAGCTCATGGATAAGAGACTGAGATTTGGAATTTCTAATTTTTAGTCTGATGTGAGCTTGAATCACTGCCCGCACAAGGGTCACTTCACCGTTCAATAGTGATAAAAGTAGATCAATATCATCTGGAAGTGGTTCCCAACCAATTCTTACCAAGGAAGTAATGGCGTTAATCACAGCCTCAGTATCAGTACAGCTCAAAACACCAACTAAAGCGGGAATTGCTCGCACATCTTTTCTTCTTCCTAATGCTTCAATAGATTTTCGACGCGTGATCCTGTCATACAATTCATCGGTTGAGAGCCTATTAACAGCATGAAGAAGTAAATCAAGCGATTCCTCAGTAGTACTCAAGCCAAGCCTAGTTGCTGCAAAATAACGATCTGCGGGTCTCTGAACATTCAGAGTGTTTTCCAATAAAAGTTTTAAGGCGTCATTTTCACTCATCCCTTGAACAAGAACATCAAATCTTTCGGCCATAAGACAAAGATTAGCTCAACAAACTCTACTCAGACAATCAAATATCCACAGCAAAAACACAATTCATATGTCACACAATATAGACTATTATTGTCGCAATGATGCACTTCAAAGTGAGCATAGTTTATTTGCATCAATACAACATAAGCATTGCGCATATGCAGCAATTCGGTTTTCATAGATCAATACGTCAGACAGGAAAGGCCGACTGAAGGCACACCAGGCGAACCCCTTATCAATCGCAAGGAAGAAGGGCTAAAGCTACATCCAAATAATCAAACCAACTAAAAGGAATAATTAAAAACAAGGAATATGATGACTTAGCTCAGCACAATACCAAGCACAAAGATCACTTCGATCGTTTATCAATTAATTCAATCAAGTGGGCATCATGCTTGTCACAGAAGTCGGAAACACACTGCCTAAGAATGTGCCCAATAGATAAAGACTCTGTATAACAAAGAAGCTTGAGCTTTCTATGAAGCTCATCATTCAACTCAAAGGTGATTCGTTTCATTCTCAAGCAGGATGTATTTGTCGAAAGCTCGACACAAATTAGATTCAGGATTTTCTCAATTATACTCTTTTTGATAAAAACCGGATACCCTAAGAAAAATCTTTATATTTGCTTAACCCCTGCCAGGCCTCAGTTCTGAGGCATTAAATGTTTCATCAATACTATATTTTAAATAGGGCAAATACTTGCTTATAAGCTCACAAAAGCTTTGAACGCTTAAGTGTCTGGCTTGGCAACTCTCCAAAACTAGTAAAGTATCTTCTTGAAAATCTACCTTGATGCTTAAACCCAAATCGAATCGCTATTTCACGAATAGTGTTAATATCACAGCTTGAGTTCGTAGACTTATAAATCATTGCCCTTCTAGCTTCCTCCAGTCTTACCTGGGTCATCATTTCTATAATTCCCATTCCAAAATAATCTTGGCATACTCGATAGAGAGAAGCTTGGCCAGCATTTAAAAGTTGACAAACCTCTGATAAGGATAATGGTGGGCTCATTTTTTCAGAATCATGCGAAAGATTAACGATCTCAGCAAGTAATCTCTGATTCTTTACCTGTTTCTTTTTATAGCCCCTATGAATTCCTTCTTCAAGGCATATAGTCATTAAATCATAGTATTTAGATGGATTCGAAATTCCCTTCACCAAATCCCTTCGGGTGAGTCTTCGCAATTGGGCAAAAGCTTCATGGTCTATATCTAATCCTATAGATCGACTTAGACTGTCAATGGCATGACTTGCGTTGCAATCTCGAAGATTCTTCAGAAGAATTTCCTTATCCAACATGCATGCAGTTGAAGAGCATGATTCTGAATATTTCCCCCACGAATCACCTGAATTTGTATGAAACGTATTAAGACCACCAAGACTATTAGTTTTCATATCATAACCTTCGCAATATCCAAAAGGATATTTTGTTTTCCGCATTGGCGTGATCCAATTAAAATCTACTGACCAACTTGTACCCCATCCCTCATATAAAAGTGGTTTTGATGCACTGATCTCTGCTATAGCCATGCTAGAGCATTTTTTATGTGACACAGAATAACTACCTTCACCACTTTCAAGTTGTGTAATTCTCGTCACTTGACCATAGGCCTGAAGAGTCTCAGACAATTGCAATGGATCTGTATAAGCAAATTGTAATTTCATGCTCTGCTCCCTCGACGCAAGTCAGAGACAAGAACACTCATCTTGCTTGCCTTATCAATTGTTTCTTCAGGGCTCTCTTGAAACGTCTTAAAATAAAGAAGTTGAAAAGAATTCCAATTTTTGAAGCCATAATATAAAGCATTATGTTTTTTAGTAAATTGCTTCAATCCAGCAGGGACATATGGATTTAAGTATGACTTCTTAACTTGTTCTAGACGAATACTTTTAATGAGATCAAGAATATTCATGTTAAAGGTGGATCTACATACTTGGCCAACAGATTCCTTCTCAGAGTTTAAGTATTTTGTAATTTCTCCTATCGTCAGGGGTGGTAAACCTTCTCTATCTTCATGCAATAACTTGACAAGATCCTCTATCAGCTCCGTTGATTCAGATCTCTCTGTTATGTCATTCTGCTGTTCGCAAGGATCCTCTAGGGTTGCTATAGCTAAATCATAGAATTCATCGGCCGATGTCATTCCCTTCGAAAAATGCTTATCAAATAGCCTTTTAAGCTGAATGCTCGCATTACTATTGGAGTCAATGCCAATGCATTCTTCAATCCTCGCGTATGCATTGTACGCATTCATCTGATTTATTTTCTCTTTCATTATTTTCCACTTCAGGCTCATACAACAGAGGAGAGTATTTGCCCCAACAATGTCCCAAGTGTTTCCACCAGTTTTGTTTAAACGATTAAACCCTGCTATGCTTAAATCTCTCATCTTATGGCCGCTGATTATAGTATTGCTGCCTGGCCTTTTGCCTTGATTATTGATCCAACAGAATGCAATTGAATTTTGATTTGCTTCCTCCTCGTATAACAATGTTTGATTTGACTTAAATATTTCAAGATGCACATTGTTAATTGGAGCGCAGATTGAACTCGTTTGCAATTCACCTTTGCTTAACTGGGTAATATTGCAAGAGAAATTCGAAGTGGAATAGTAATCGTTATAATGATTCTTGCAATATGTTTCCATTCCAAGCAAATTGCTGAAAACATATTCTTTTGCCTTCCTTGCCTTCATCTGAGTTACTGTCTTGGAGTGGGGTACTCTTTGTGAATTTATTAAGTCAAAATTATAATCTCTTTTGGCTTGTGATTGAAAAATCGTGATGATCTATGACATCTTAAGATGAAAGGTTTTCCTTGCTAAGGAGAAGCCTGGAACGGCCAAGCCATAGAAGCGTGACAAATATTTACGACAGGGTCAGCTAAGTCAGTCTTGCGAAAACCATAAAACCGCAAAAGCACATTCACTATTTCTGCATTGCACTCGATATTATTCGCAGTGAGTATGGTTTTGCCTCAATTTTGAGTCGATGCAGTGTATAAAAATAAAAGAGATTATTCTGCCATGTCTAAGTCTCAATTACATGCTTTTATTGATCGAGCACGTAGTGACGAGCAATTTCGTGCTCGGCTCGCATCAATGAATCCACAACAGATCATAGAGTTTGCCGCGGAGAGTGGCTTTCAATTCTCAGACGAAATCAAAGGGAGATTTATCAATCGCTGGAAAGGCGTTTATTTCTGCCCTCAGGCCATTGAAGTTGGAAATCTATGTCCAGGATTAGTGCCACCTGGCTATAAAAATTTGATTCACTATGCTCAATCTACATGTAGCTCTAAAACTCTTAAGGAAGAAGAATATGATTTCAGAGCAGGAGGCGTTTACTAGTCTTGGGAATTAAACTGGCCCATAAGAGACAAACCATTTAATTTTCTCTGTCTTGCTTTTTAAAAAGCAATTCAAAAAATCTGATTTGCACTATTGGCTTCAATCAGCAAGAAGATAGTCACTCTGATTATCATTAGATCTCTTAACCCTTAATCGAAACCACCACCAGCAAATAGGCAATGAGTGAATTATTGCTTACTTTTGATTTTCAACGTCAAGGCCTATTGCTCCTAACCCCAAAGGATAGACATTAAAGCTGTTACCAATAGCCTTAAACATTCAAAAACTGCACTTGATTCTTCATGCGAGATTTGCATTGAAAGGCTTTCTTCAAAGCAATTGCCAGACTACTCACTGTTATTTTTAAGGCCGTATTACAACGTGATGGATCACACAGATTAAGTGTTAACAGCTATTGGCTTGTAGACCCTAGTCGTAATCAAAAGCGGATGAAAGACTTCGAGAAAGCGAGATTGTAACGTTCGAAAAAAGCAATCAACAAGGTCAGGATCATCAAAGTGAAAAGGATATTCGCCGCTATATCCTTTAAAGAAATACCAGTTCAATAAGGCCCGTCCGTCAGCATTCATCAATGAATGGAATTGCAGGAGCTGATCCGATGGAACAGGGAGGTGTTCCAAGACATCAAGGCAAACAACAGTATCGAAACGTTGACCGTTGAGATCGGCAAGATCACGATGAACGGACATTTTTTGATCCAAACCAAGAGCAACAGCCCTAGACCAGACGAAAGCCCTATTTTGTGGATTCAGATCAACAAAATGAACACGATCAACAGAATTCAATGCCGCTGCAGCCAAGGCATGGGTACCAATACCTCCTCCAAAATCAAGGACTGTGCCTCGAGCAAAATCCTCCTGCAAACGAAGCGTGTCCGCGATGTAGTCAGAGCTGCTGAGATGCCATGCTGCTAATTCAAAGAGATGGCCTGTCCCCACGGTGCTCTCATAAAACTCCGTGGCTTGATCTGGTTGAAACGCCCCCGGATGCAGTGCGGCTAAATCATCCTTCCCATCGGGGAGGCGCTGATCCACCTGCTCCAACGTGAGCTGAAGGTGTTGAGCCAAATGGTCGCGAACAGAAAAGCCGTTGTCTAAAAAGGTCTCAATGTCCACTCGGGAAGAATTGCTCAGACTTTGCATCTTCTGCCGGACGAACATCGTCAATGTACGTGCAGGCCGGATGCCACATTCAGAACAGCTGCCACTGGACCCCCTTGGATGCACCACTCGGCTTCGTGGTGATCGACAAGCCCTCAGGTCTCACCTCCCACGCTTGCGTGAGCCGAATGCGTCGCGTGCTCCAAACCAAAAGAGTTGGTCATGGAGGAACCCTGGACCCAGCTGTGACCGGTGTTCTACCGATTGCCGTGGGCCAGGCCACCCGACTGCTTCCCTACCTGCCAGGCGAGAAAACATATCGAGGTGTGATCCAGCTGGGCACCAGCACCAACACCGATGACCTAGAGGGAGAGGTCGTTGCGATTCAGGCCTGGCCGGATTTAAGCCTGGAGGAGATGGATCAGGCACTCAATCCCTTCCGCGGCAAACTCGAGCAGTGTCCTCCCCAGGTTTCAGCGGTTCATGTCAACGGCGAACGCGCCCATGCCAGGGCCCGCCGCGGTGAGGTGATGGACTTACCAGCACGAAGTGTGACCATCCACTCCCTCTCTCTTCAGCACTGGGATAGGAAGGAAGGCAAGCTCACCCTTGAAGTGCACTGCTCTGCTGGCACCTACATCCGGTCGTTGGCCAGAGATCTAGGCCAAGCCCTGGGATGCGGCGGCTGCCTGGGCTGGCTACGGCGCACCCAGGCGCTGGGATTCGTGGAGGCCCATGCAATTGCACTGCCCTTGCATCCCAATGAACAGAGCACTCCAGCAATGGAGCCACTAACCCTCATCCCTCCCCAACTCGCCTTGACCCACCTACCAATCCGAACGCTCTCCAAGCTCGAACGCAATGACTGGAGCTGCGGACGCACAATTCCCCATCAAAATGGTGATGGGCCCACCGTTGTTCTCAGTGAAGACAACATCATGCTGGGTATTGGAATCGCCAACGGCGAAGACCAGCTCAGACCCAAGGTCGTGTTTGAAGCGCGCGGCTGATCCCAATCCTTCTCCCTATGGCTGGCCACAGCAAATGGTCTCAGATCAAACGCACCAAGGCGGTGATAGATGGGAAGCGAGGTGCTCTTTTCACCAGGCTTGGGCGCGAGATCACCGTGGCCGCCCGCAACGGAGCTGACCCCAACGGGAATTTTCAACTCCGAACAGCCATCACGAAAGCCCGTTCGGCAGGATTACCAGCAGGCAACATTGAGCGGGCCATTGCCAAAGGATCGGGCCAAGGGGAGGCAGGATCCAGCCTGGAATTGATTCGATACGAGGGGTATGGCCCTGAAGGCATGGCAGTCCTAGTGGAAGCACTCAGCGACAACCGAAATCGCACGGCGGCCGAAGTGCGTCTGGCGTTCAGCAAACACGGAGGAAAGCTCGGTGAAACCGGTTGCGTGAGTTATCTCTTTGAACATCGCAGCGAGGTGCGACTCGAAGGACATTGCGAAGAAGAACCACTGTTAGAGAATCTTCTCGAACTCGAGGCAGAGGGATATATCTTGCAAAGTGATGGAAGCACCATGGTTCATGGTGGCTTCGAGGCTCTCGAACAGCTTCAACAAGGGCTGCATGATCGTGGGTGGAACGTATTGGATTGGGAGCACTGCTGGCACCCCTTGGCACTTTTGGAGATCGAAGACCCAGATCTTGAAGAAAGCTGCCAACGCTTACAAGAAGCCTTGGAGTCGCTCGATGATGTCTGCAACGTGAGCACCAACCTTGCACCAATCGAATCGTCCCAAAATTAGAAAAACTTGTTTGTCAATAACTTGTCCTAAAAGTGAAAATTCAGCGAAGGTGCATCGATGGAGAACGGGTTTACGCAACCAAAGCAAGAACCAAAATCACGAACGCCCCAATACTTCGATCTCCCCATTACAAACAAACTGAAGGCTGAAACCCAGCAGCTATTTCCCTTCAAAGCCGTGCAATGCAAACCTCTTGCCAAGCCCTGTAGCCTTCAGCATCATTGGCTGATTTGTGCGATAGAGCACCACATGCATCTGTGATCATGGAATCATCATCGCTTAAATAAACAGGTCTAGTGACCACCAAATTCCTTGACAAGGTTTAATCCAAGCACATGAACAGCCAGAAAAGCATTGGACAGTCAAAGCAGGAGCGGATAGCTTTGCTGCTTATTTGATTCACATACCGGTTCTGGCTGGAGCCATGATTAGATTGTATTCATTAGGAGTAAAGAACATCTGGTCACTCGGGTTGTGATCAACTGCAACAGCTATCTTATTCTCATTTTTTATAAGCAACCAGCTGTGTAAAACCCTGTCGTTAGAACAATCATCCAATCACTTTTCGTGCGTGACCATAAACCGCAAAACGCAGCAACAACGCCAATCGCTGTATCACAGGCTACACGTGCTCTCGGCAAACCATGCAAAATGAAGACGTCTTCATTAATGAGCATTCATGACCTTTTTGATGCATTGGACATTCAAAACTGGTTACCACGCAATTGCGGCGAAAAAGTTTTTATCAACAGGTGCGCCATTCCCGGAATGCAAATCATGGAAGCGGTTTCACGGTCCTGGCTCGGTAGAAGGCTGGATTTTGGTTGAAGCAGATAATGCTGATGCCTGCTACGAACACGCGGCTGAATGGGCAGAGTGCTTGGACTGGGAAGTAACACCTGTTCATACTGACGACCAGGCAGGTCCCTTCATGGCCAAGGTTTACAGCTGATCTCCACCCTAAGAAAGGAACGCCCGCCAACAGCTGATCCTTTGTTGTGCGGGATCTATTCCTTCCGATGGGCCGCCTCCAGATATCATTTGATCTACAAAAGATTTTGCATTAGCATGATTAAAGACAGCTAAGACCAAGAAATGAACACTGCCTCAACAACAAAATATTTCAGAAGTAGACGAACAACTCAAATATTCTCCTCTTTATCTTTATCCCTTACATTATCACTATTGTCACCATTACTTGCAAAAAGCCATGACGAGCATTCTACAAGCCATGGAGTCAAGATTGAAGAATTAGCAAACTCCAGCAAAATGTGGAATGGCAACATGCTGCCTAATTATCCCGATGGGCAGCCCAAGATCAAAATCCTTCGGATCCAAGTGCCAAGCGGAATGACCTTACCCTGGCACTACCATCCTGTGATCAATGCAGCAGTGATTCTAGAAGGGACATTAGAACTCAAATTAAAAGATGGCAGTCAAAAGATTTACAGAAAAGGTGATGCTTTGATTGAAGTCGTCAACACGATTCATGCCGGGACAGCCTTAGGCAATGTAGATGTAGATCTAATTGTTTTTTATGCGGGAGAGAAGGCAATGCCCACAACAGTTCTCACTCATCCGCAGACCAGTCCGTAACAAGCAGCACTGGGTACTGGTCAGCAATCCTTGATAGAAATCTGCATCTGCACAGATAGAAACAATCACCGGTTAAAAACATAACAGTCCATGGAACTTAGGGATGGAATGGCATCACCGAACAGGAACACCC
The window above is part of the Synechococcus sp. WH 8020 genome. Proteins encoded here:
- the truB gene encoding tRNA pseudouridine(55) synthase TruB encodes the protein MDAPLGFVVIDKPSGLTSHACVSRMRRVLQTKRVGHGGTLDPAVTGVLPIAVGQATRLLPYLPGEKTYRGVIQLGTSTNTDDLEGEVVAIQAWPDLSLEEMDQALNPFRGKLEQCPPQVSAVHVNGERAHARARRGEVMDLPARSVTIHSLSLQHWDRKEGKLTLEVHCSAGTYIRSLARDLGQALGCGGCLGWLRRTQALGFVEAHAIALPLHPNEQSTPAMEPLTLIPPQLALTHLPIRTLSKLERNDWSCGRTIPHQNGDGPTVVLSEDNIMLGIGIANGEDQLRPKVVFEARG
- a CDS encoding class I SAM-dependent methyltransferase, with product MQSLSNSSRVDIETFLDNGFSVRDHLAQHLQLTLEQVDQRLPDGKDDLAALHPGAFQPDQATEFYESTVGTGHLFELAAWHLSSSDYIADTLRLQEDFARGTVLDFGGGIGTHALAAAALNSVDRVHFVDLNPQNRAFVWSRAVALGLDQKMSVHRDLADLNGQRFDTVVCLDVLEHLPVPSDQLLQFHSLMNADGRALLNWYFFKGYSGEYPFHFDDPDLVDCFFRTLQSRFLEVFHPLLITTRVYKPIAVNT
- a CDS encoding YebC/PmpR family DNA-binding transcriptional regulator codes for the protein MAGHSKWSQIKRTKAVIDGKRGALFTRLGREITVAARNGADPNGNFQLRTAITKARSAGLPAGNIERAIAKGSGQGEAGSSLELIRYEGYGPEGMAVLVEALSDNRNRTAAEVRLAFSKHGGKLGETGCVSYLFEHRSEVRLEGHCEEEPLLENLLELEAEGYILQSDGSTMVHGGFEALEQLQQGLHDRGWNVLDWEHCWHPLALLEIEDPDLEESCQRLQEALESLDDVCNVSTNLAPIESSQN
- a CDS encoding DUF3303 domain-containing protein, with the protein product MTFLMHWTFKTGYHAIAAKKFLSTGAPFPECKSWKRFHGPGSVEGWILVEADNADACYEHAAEWAECLDWEVTPVHTDDQAGPFMAKVYS
- a CDS encoding cupin domain-containing protein, giving the protein MNTASTTKYFRSRRTTQIFSSLSLSLTLSLLSPLLAKSHDEHSTSHGVKIEELANSSKMWNGNMLPNYPDGQPKIKILRIQVPSGMTLPWHYHPVINAAVILEGTLELKLKDGSQKIYRKGDALIEVVNTIHAGTALGNVDVDLIVFYAGEKAMPTTVLTHPQTSP